The Selenihalanaerobacter shriftii genome contains the following window.
ATTTCTAACAGAATTCTAGGTTGATTACTCTTCTTTAAATCACTTTCTAGGTCAATCAAAAGATTAATCAATCTTAATAATTCTGCTGTTGTTAGCTGAACAGACTGACTTTTAATTCTATCTATTTGTTCATTAGGTAGATCAAGTAAACCTTCAGTTTCTCGACATTCTTTGTTAATTAAAAGATTACGAAAATGATTAATTAAACTATTAACAAATTGTTGAATATCCTTACCTTGATTAATAACATCCTTAATTAACTTTAAACCTTTATCACTCTCTTTATTAACTATTACTTCTACCATTTCTAAAAGAACTTTTTCATCTACTAATCCTAATACAGTAGTTACATCGTCTATATTTATCTGATTCCCGCTATAAGAAATCACTTGATCTAAGATACTGATTGCATCTCGCATACCACCTTCAGCACTTCTACCAATAGCCATTGCTGCTTCATCACTTATTTTAACCTCTTCTTGTTTACATATGAACCTTAAACGACTAACTATATTATTAACTGATAATCTACTAAAGTCAAACCTCTGACAACGAGAAAGGATAGTTGGTAGTAATGCATGGGGTTCAGTAGTTGCTAAAATAAATATAACATGTTCTGGTGGTTCTTCTAAAGTTTTAAGTAAAGCATTAAAAGCTTCTTTAGTTAGCATATGAGCTTCATCTATAATATAAACCTTATAATTACCTTCGGTAGGAAAGAACTTAACTTTTTCTCTCAATTCCCTAATCTCATCGATACCTCGATTCGAAGCTGCATCAATTTCAATTACATCAACCGAATTATTACTTTGAATCTTTTGGCAAACTTCACAATCACCACATGGTAATATAGTGGGACCATCAACACAATTTAATGCCTTAGCTAAAATTTTAGCTGTACTAGTCTTTCCGGTACCCCGTGGCCCACAAAATAAATATGCATGAGCAATCCTATCAAGCTCAATTGCATTCTTTAAAGTTTGTACTACATTCTTTTGCCCAACAATATCATTAAAATTTTGTGGTCTCCACTTACGGTATAATGATAAATATCCCATTCTTTCCCCCAACCTTATTATTATTATTATGTATATAAAAAGTATCAAATATAAAAATAAGCCGTGCATCTGCCCTCACATACTTCGTCTTAAGCGTTACTTAAGTAGTTAGCTCGAGCCAGGTAACCCTACGGCACACGGAAGATATTACTTACCGTTGCTCCCTTCCGGGCCTGACGGAATTCATAATTCTCCGTTGCGTAGGACCCAACCTTCAACACCACTTACTTAAGCCTGACCTTAAAAAGAAATATGCTTAGGCAGACTTCAACCCCGCTATAGCGGATTGCGGGTTACAGGGCACCGCTACCACCCCGTTTAGCACGACAAATCTATAAACAAAGGGGATAGACCC
Protein-coding sequences here:
- the dnaX gene encoding DNA polymerase III subunit gamma/tau; protein product: MGYLSLYRKWRPQNFNDIVGQKNVVQTLKNAIELDRIAHAYLFCGPRGTGKTSTAKILAKALNCVDGPTILPCGDCEVCQKIQSNNSVDVIEIDAASNRGIDEIRELREKVKFFPTEGNYKVYIIDEAHMLTKEAFNALLKTLEEPPEHVIFILATTEPHALLPTILSRCQRFDFSRLSVNNIVSRLRFICKQEEVKISDEAAMAIGRSAEGGMRDAISILDQVISYSGNQINIDDVTTVLGLVDEKVLLEMVEVIVNKESDKGLKLIKDVINQGKDIQQFVNSLINHFRNLLINKECRETEGLLDLPNEQIDRIKSQSVQLTTAELLRLINLLIDLESDLKKSNQPRILLEMGVLKLTKLKIDSSKAGIIDRLNKVEEMVQTKGIKSKQKVKKKMNEVDKVKEKPVKEKIKEKSKEEVVNQQNKTIDSSSKSNLSFSDLKKKWPDILEYIRKKEPMTHAVLREGELIAIDNNKIILEFSKSKSFHKDSVDRKKEAINNVIQKVLGIKMKVKTIFSGNNIYSKSDNKIDNGSSENSNYANDEPINQDEIQSKQQVKQNDQSLEIKSADLENEEKEDFEVKEEPLVKEVLEVFDGEVLKVKQD